cagtccactgggtggTTAGTTCTGGCCCAGCCCTCTGGAGCTGGCACAGTGATCAGCACTCGGTGTGCCCGTGAGAACAGAGCACTGATAGAAAATGTCCCCACGCCGAGCCATGGCGCCAGAGCCCACAGAAGCACCCGGGCGCAGGGCCCGCTGTGCCCCCAGCCGCCTGTCTGCCCCCTGCTGCTGGCTCGCTCCCGGGGGCCACTGCAGGCGACACTGTGTTCTAGCATCTCTGATGACTATCTATACGGGTAAGGGGGACGGGCCTGTTAAAGTACCGCTACTCCCAGAAGGATGGGATTCGCGACTCATACTCCCCTGAAAGATGAAGACGCTCTTATGAAACAAACATGGCGTCCACTGTTTCACAAACCTCTGACATCATCATTTTTGTCAACTTCATCTTCTGTGTTAGGAAAGCAGCGGTCTTACTCAGCACTTACTCAGCACTGCTCGAAGTATTGTCAGATTGCGGTATTGAGTCACAGGGAAAGCGAAACATTTCCTGACCATTTGCAACCGCAGGCATCCAGGTTGAGGTGGATGCCTCTCATCCGAGTCTTGACAGGAGACAGCTGACTGTCTCTAGAGCAACTTCCAGGTCCCGGACTATTGGCCCTGTGGTCTACTCCCGCGCTTTGGCTCACCATCCTGCCCTCTCCTCCAAGCAACCCTTCCCAAATCTGCATGATCAGATGTGTCAAgatccttccccccaccccccgccctgcAGGCCCCTCGCTGCAGCCCCTCATCCCCGTCCTGAGGGTGAGTGGCCTGACCCTCAAGAGCCAGGGTCTCACCTCCTTCTGAGGCCGTATGACGACTGTCTGATACTCTGGCCAGGCGTCCACCAGCACCTCCAGGTTAAACGGGTTTTTATTTCTAATGTGGaaaagtgccggggtccagccccggctgatccacagaattcaaaggggagacggcttcagtgaacaggatacaatagctttatttaaatattaattagagatataaagagtaatagaatgaggatagctcagcaggaaaattcagtggagaaaagaggctgagtagcttggtttacgcggaaaatcaatataaccggTGAtgtcaggttagctctgacctcGGAGGCCACAGGCACcgtctcgaatagcggaaggtgccccccTCTAGGCGCCTTCTCGAGTGGATCTtaaaagcccaggcaaataagtgctCGCAGAGGacctccgtgctccagatggaaactcagccagaggTTGAGataaagaatgacatggggagaccaagctttggtgagcaaggcccgtagatttattttcaaaaggggCTTTTATACCATAAGCTGCACacagaggataataggggatgtgaaatcatgcaaagtcagcagtctttgatccttatcgaaaccagggtttcttttctgcaaatttatcgtatacaaatggtttaggtgatttacatcatcttctggccagaaggcctattaacattttatgactatgacaaaggtttgtcaatccataagacttattttctctaagagtaattatcttaaggtttggcgccatcctccgaaggtgttagataaagttgcattcctatagggcagaagtgcaatgggtttacaacaaaggaaagaatttattaccttaagggtctaaagtcgctaacaccaaggccactacctattttttctacataccaactatattaattaatacacatttaaggatacaatacaggggatgtggaaacttggcagcaagcattggctcatcaatgaaatcttttactagttttattctgacagtttttaactctctgagaggctctaagctatttgaatatcttaagcttcccatgcctctcgtggctgggagactgtaaacaatcgtatgcatagctgtaggagtccgggtaaacttgtcaggcgagttagagagctatctgaggggtttggatttaaacactcctaatgcccaggaactttattaactggagctgtaagttaactcttttttcagagagagtgagatggtggtgggggacagcccccagaaagtcagaggtgagagcacaaagcagtaaggtaggcagactctggttttgggagtagatgctcgagaatatccagggggactcctgaggctcgatcccgcctttgcgtatgccgagcctccttcctcatgacctttgccacgggcggagttcctcatgctgggTCCCGGCAGAAAAGGGCGCCATACACCTACACGAGCAACAACAAAGCAGCAGAGGATGACGTTTCTCTCTGAGACAGGGTCTTGCCTGTGGCACAGGAAGTAAAAGCAGGAGTTAGAAGGACTTGATGGGGGACTTCCCTCATACTCCAGGGGCTAAGACTatccacccacccccccccccagtgcagggggcccaggtttgatccctggtcaggggactggaTCCCACCTGGCGCAGCTAGGGGCTCACATGCTGTGGCGAGAGATCCCACGCGCGAGAGAGGCCCGGTGCAGCCACAGaagcaaataaacatttttttaaaagaaggacttGAAATGGCAGGACTGGTGGTTCCAGGATGGCATGTTGGACTATTCATCGAAAGACAGCCACACGCCttcatggtgattgcagccacaattTATTACTCCCTCCACCACGCTCTGCCCTCCGTCACGTCCTCAGACCCCTCCACCCTGGCTCCTGCTCAGGGCCGATCACAGAGGCTCACAGTTCCACTGGTTCCAGTCAGAGGGCATTGGCACGTGGTTGAGGCTCTGACTCATCTTCTGCATGATCTGGTTCTTGGGGTCCACATGAGAGTACACAGGGAAGCCCCGCTTGAGCAGACACTGGGCCTGCTGGTAGATGGCATGGGTGACGAGCCCCTGGGCCCGGTACTCAGGCAGGGTGCCTGCCATCCGCATCTCTCCCGTCTGGTCCATCAGGGACCAAGACACAGGGGTCCCCTCGGGCCCCAGCAGGCAGAAGTTGGGGAAGCTCTGGATACAGCGCTCGATGAACCTCAGGCTCCTCTCGTTGCCACCGAAAAGCCAGAATCTGTTCACCACAGCTGCGTGGCTAGGATCCACAGATGAGAGCTTAAACATCTCTGGGTCGCTGTGGGTGTTCCAAGAGAAAAGCACAGTCTGTGAGTTTAGAGGTTTGCATCTGTCCCCACCTCTATtgtcctgagagagagagaggaggtggaggagagagGGCACACAGACTCCTGGACTGTGGCTGAGCTTGTGAGGATGGAGGACGAgaaagaggctgctgctgctggactGAGTGAGCTAGAAGGGCAAGACAGGTCGGAGAGGGCAGCGCAGGCCTGACATGCTCCAGAGGAGAGGACCTGGTGGCCTATTTTAAGCAGGGAGAAACATGGCTTGaattacattttttcaaaaagcTTATTCTGGCTGCCTTGAAGAAGATGGATTGTGGGGAGCCAGGGTAAAAGCAGGCAGACAAGGCTGGAGGCTACTTGCGTATGAGAGGTGTAAGTGGTGCAGAGTAGCTTTTATCAAACTCACATGGCCTTTGGTTTGCCATCGCCAACTGGTAAGTTCTTTACATCCAGCAAGGACGGAGTCAGTTCCTTTATTGTCTCAGATGCCATGTAGAGAATGTTTTTTGATCGCTTGACTTTGAAGGATTTCGTGGCTGCAAGATTTTGTATTACTTCATTCAGGCTGGACTGTGTACCTAGATGGGATTATAAGGAGACATGCCATGATTTAAGTCCATTCTAAGGAAAAGCTCTCCAGTGGAGTAGGAGTATCTGAGGATTTATAGACAGAGAACTTTGGGGATAGACTTggggctgcttccctggtggctcagccagtaaagaatccacctgcaatgccagagacccggaTTCGgtccagagttgggaagatcccctggagaaaggaatggcaacccacttcagtattcttgcctagagaattccactgacagaggagcctgaaaatctacagtccatagggtcacagagagttggacaggtcTGAGCCACTCACACGTTGGTGGTGCTGCTGTATGACTGGGGTTATGTAGTCAAGATCTGTGCAGTTTTCCTTGttttacaaaattgaaaacaTGTCTAGGAATTCATTCAGTCATGGTCATACCTAGACCTAAGTTTCCTGGGCTACATAATCGTGTGGTTCTGATGACCAAAGAAGGTGAGCTATCATCATTAGAGTTGCCACCATCTATGGAGAACTTACTGTGTTTCCAGTATGGTAGATGATTGCAGAGATGACTGCAGGGATGGTCCTCAGTTTGCCCACATGTCCTTGTATCCATTCCCTGGAATAGTTCCCTTCCTGCACTGCATCTGACCTTGGCCATATGACTGGATTTCACCAATTGGGAAAGAGTATATTGATGCAGGGAGGGGCTTAAAAATGCTTGCACATTATGGCTCACCAtgtctttgcatttctgtttccttgAGATCAACACCGCGTGAATAGGCCTAGGCTAGCTTGCTGAGGAGGTGTGCGCCTATTGTATGACCACAAGTAGCCAGCCCTGACAGTCAGACCATCTTTCAGATATACGCTAGGCCATGCTAGAGAAACCAGCCCATGGCCCACCCATCAGCTGACTGCAGTTGCATATGAAAACCCAGAGGAGACCAACAGAACAACCGCCTTGCCAAGCCCAGCCCACCTGTCGGTTCACAGATTTATGAGCTTTCCTATGcagtgaaatgaactgaaacatCTGGGCATTGTACTCAGCAATTCCTGGTCAAGATTTCATTGAATCTTTTCAACACTGCTGTGTGTTGGGTccttcgttggaaggactgatgctgaagctggaactccagtactttggccacctgatgcgaagaactgacttgtttgaaaagaccctgatgctgggaaagattgaaggtgggaggagaaggggatggcagaggataagatagttggatggcatcattggctcaacggacatgagtttgagaaagctccaggagttggtgatggacagggaggcctagcgtgctgcagtctatgggatcacaaagagttggacacaactgagcaactgaactgaactgaactgattattctCAATTCTATATATGTAAATCATGATCTCAGATAATGTCTCTGGCTAGGATCACATAGCAAAGTCACAGGCAAATGCCAACCTAGGTGGTCTGACTGTGGATGCTCATAACCACGACAGCTGTTCTCTGTGACCTGAGAGGTGATCTAAGAACAGAAGTCTCTGGGGCAAGCTCTGCTCTGATACCCAACCATCCTAAGGCACCCTGCAAGTGAAGGGTGAAAGTCTGCAAGTGAAGGGTGAAAGTCTgcaagtgaagtaaaagtcactcagtcatgccagaatactgaagtgggtagccgttcccttctccaggggatcttcccaacccagggattgaatccaggtctcctgcattggagggggATTCTTTCCTGGCTGAGCCACAGGAAAGTCCCTGGGGAAAGCTCTGCTCTGATACCCAACCATCCTAAGATATCCTGCTTATGTCTGCAAAGTGTGGCACAAATCCTTGGCTATCCGGGGACTATGTACAGTCCTCTATAGAAACCCATACAAGCTTGGAGGGTGTTTCTTCCCCTTTACATGTACAGTTGtagttgaacaacaacaacaaaactgttgACAGCAGGTGGAGGGTCTGGAGCTTGGAGAAAGGACGTAGACGACAAGAAGAAATTGCTAGGATGGAGAGGTGAGTCCATTCCTGTTACTTACTTTGGATCTGCAGATGCTGTTTCCAATTGATGACTTCTGGTAAGTCAAGGAATTCCTGACAATTCTTAAGATCTTCAGAGTAGACATGGTAAGTATTAGTGTAGTGATCAAGGTCATCTTTCATGTCCTGTTGTCATAAAGAAATGGGGgacaaaataaatttcttatttttcataattttaatccttttttcccTAAAATCTACTAAACTGTGGTATTTTTCAGTACTAAAATATTGCTGTCTGTATTTGTGCACTACAAATTTTTCTGAATCATTTAAGCTATGAGGTATAAGCTATAAACTATTCAGGTATTCAAATtatgatgaaaaactgaagaaTATTATATACATTGTGTCAAAATGTCCTCTCAAACAAAGGCACAACTATCTAGAAAccacttttctatattttcattttctcaacagGGATAAAAGCAATTGACAAGGAAAAGTTTCTGTTGCAAgaataaatttttcttatttcaaatacTTCTTGAATATATCAACTAGAGGATGACAATATTAAATTTAGATATTGATAATTCTGGGTTGAAATTTCTATCTATACTTAATTAGGACAAAGAAGATGAAAACCTATTAGAAATGCTTACTCACAATATTAAACTAGTTAACAAACTGTAATtacagaaaaacaatgaaatcacTTATGCAGAAAAATCCTGTCAAATTATTAAAAAGGGTGTGAGATTGTGTGCAtgaaaaagtcacagaaaaacaTAACAGCTAGTGCAgaattatagaatttaaaaaatgtttggaatacatttcataaaaatacatTCACAACTCAGCAATGACATCATTAAcaaattttgtttattaatatcCCATTGAAGACAAAagatcaaataattttatttcagttcagtgttgtttcttttttttgcttttatttttttaaattttattttatttttaaactttacataattgtatcagttcagtGTTTATCAATatgtttattcattaaatattttttttgtttccagtttttaaataacattatttttaggAAAAGTATATTTATAAAGCTATAATTTTGCTGGATATTTTTAATGAAGTTAAAATGTTTTGTCTTTGAAATGTATTAACTATTTAGTTTtactactttttaatatttttaaaatgcatatagaAATTCTAATATAAGGTTGGTTTTATAATCACCTTAGCTAACTGTCTTATTTTATACCTTCCTATTTTTGTCCTTGCTACCTTCTCTGGTTAGAATgtcctccattctttttcagccTAACAAAGATGTGTTTATCAACAAAATCCAGTTCTGATGAAACATCCATTCAGAGGTGTCTCTCACCTGATTCTGCAACTTCCGTCTTCAGCCTCCACAGCTCATCAGTTTTCACCAGTGATTTCTTTGTATGCTGTACATTTTCTGTTCTTGTACACTTTGTGctaaattatcatttatttatctatctatatttccCTCCAGACTCTGAGGTTCTTGAGAACAGGAGCCTGTTTGCTGTCACTGCGTTTCATCTCCGTGTCTCCAGGGTCCACCACACTGCCAGGCACATGCTAGGCACGCAGCAAAGATAAACGTAACACGTTCACTCCACACCTGCCCCTTACCTGCTCCTGAGGGCGGATAACCACGGTCTGAAAATCAGGCCACTTGTCCACCAGGGCCTTTAGATTGAATGGGTTTCCATGGTTCATGTGCATGACGGTCCCATAAACCTGCAGTGTGCAGAGGAAGTGAGGGGGTCAGCCTATCAGGAAGGGATGGCAAAGTACCTTCTTTGATCAGGACAAGGCTTATTTCTATGAAATTATGAAATGTTATagtggaaaaaagacaaatagggCATCTATGTCAAAAATCTCCAcatgaaaccttttttttttacctgcaaTGAGAAATTTTCTGCCCATCTAAtataaatcaaattgccaacatctattggatcatagaaaaagcaagagaattccagaaaaacatctaattctgcttcattgattacactaaagcctttgcctatgtggatcacaacaaactgtggaaaattcttcaagagatgggaataccagaccaccttacctgcctcctgagaaagctgtatgcaggtcaggaagcaacagttagaaccggacatggaacaatagacttgttccaaattgagaaaggagtacatcaaggctatatattgttgccctgcttatttaactcatatgcagagtacatcatgcaaaatgccaggctggatgaagcacaagctggaatcaatatttccgggagaaatatcaataacctcagatatgcagatgacactatccttatggcagaaagtgaaaagaaactaaagagcttcttgatgaaagtgaaagaggagagtgaaaatgctggtttAAAACCcagcgttcaaaaaactaagatcatggcatccggtccgatCACgttatagcaaatagatggggaaacaatgaaagcagtggcagattttcttttcttgggctctgaaatcactgtggatggtggctgcagccataaacttaaaagattgttccttggaagaaaagctatgacatacctagacagcatattaaaaagtaaaagcatcactttgctgactagtgtctgtctagtcaaagctacagtttctccaatagtcatgtatggttgtgagagttgtaccacaaagaaggttgagcaccaaaaaattgatgctttccaagtgtggtgctggagaagactcgtgaaaGTCACTTGACcagcaagaagatctaaccagtcaatcctaaaggaaatcaaccccaaatattcattggacggactgatgttaaagctggagctccaatactttggccacctgatgtgaagagctactCAATGGAAaactccctgatgctgggatggattgggggcaggaggatgagatggttggatggcatcactgactcaatggaggtgagtttgagcaatctctgggagacagtgaagtacagggaagcctggtgtgctgcagtccacggggacccaaagagttggacacgactgagcaactgaacaacaataaatataaCTCATACATGCATATCGCAAAATGTTTGGACAAACAAAGTTAGTGATCTTAAGAacatcactctttttttttttgtaggattTGTTATCTTTTCCCAGACTGTCTTCTAGTCATACccatgtgctatgcttagtcactcagtcgtgtttgactctttgccacctcattgACTCTTGACAcctcatgtttgactctttgccacctgccaggctcctctgtccatgggattctccaggcaagaatactggagtgggtttccatgccctcctccaggggatcttgccaacccaaggattgaatcccagtctcccacattgcaggtggattctttaccatctgagccacccgagaacttcatggacatacacaattttacaaatgtaaaatgaTCAGATACATGATCTTTCCCCCCACTGAATAAATCGTGGAAGTACTTCTAtgttcataaatataaaaatttttaaattatgttctaATTGCTGCAGAGGATTCCATTATATAGAATCAGTACCACAGTTCATTCGTACCTTTGCCTGTTAAAGGTCATTTCAGCTGGttccaaattttcattttaacagatAGTTCTTCAAAGAGTATGCCTGCACAGACATCTTTGCATGGGCACCTGCTATTTCCTTACATTATCCAGAAGGTAATTACTAGTTGAAAGTTTATGGACACATTTAAAACTCTTTCACATGTCTTCATAACCCCTTGGTGGCAATTTCCTCCCACCAATAAGCAAAGGCTACAGCAAAATGCTCAAGAGAATGGACTGTGGAATCCAGCAGCCTGAGTCCAGTCTTGGAATCCCAGCCCCACCATGTTGCACAGGATGTTGAGAGAGagggaagagcaaggagagaatgTATGAGGGCACCCTTGCGTCTTAAATACTCTAGTTGTTTGGAGGGTGGGGAATGCAGCAGTGAATGAATTCTACCATGGGCCTCGTGACTCTTGTGGACATGAAACCTCTGCAGATACCAGCATGGAAACTGCCAGAGACCaaaggtgaaaataaaaaaaaaaaacaagttatcCAGTTGAATGACTTCTACCGTGGTTAATGGTGACCAAAGACTGTTCAACATCTTTCCCTCCTACCACTCTCCACCTCACGTGAACTAGTGATGTTAGATcatggagaaagaggagaaaagtcTATGTTGCCTGATCTTACCTGAATGTACTGTTTTCAGCCACGAATGGAGGCTTGAAATAGAAATTCAGTGGAGTGTTTTTACACATCGGCACCTGGGGGTGTAAAACTATTTTATGTgcttgtgtttagtcactcagttgtgtctgactctctgcagccccatggactgcagcccaccaggctcctctgtccatgggattctccaggcaagaatactggagtgagttgccatttcctactctagaggatcttcccaatctggggatcgaacctgcgtctcttgtgtctcctgcattagcaggaggattttttaccactagtaccacctgggaaatctgtaaaaccattttctattaatatatgatTCATTACAAGATCTGAAAATACGTGTAACTGTTCTCTTTCTTATTCCTCTGGCTGAATTAATTAAAACCTTTTTTCTATTGAACTCTATAGCGAGTCAGGCAACTACTCTAAATTGACTCAACTGGAGTTCACACACAATAAAATGTACTGAATAGCCAACACTGAGAAGGGCAGATGGACATTATCTGAACTGAGACTCAAGTACTGAGTTCCAGGTTACAGTTCCATTAAAAGTACCTGGCAAACAAGTACCGTAGATTTGAACTAGGGTATAATGTGCATCTCCAATATACAACCAATGCTGTTTCTTCAGGAAAGCTGGGGACCCAAGAGGACCACCTTTTCTTAACACAGAGATGGTCCACATAAGGGCCTTGGACCCACCAACAGTTTTCTCGAAATGTTTGGA
Above is a genomic segment from Bos javanicus breed banteng chromosome 15, ARS-OSU_banteng_1.0, whole genome shotgun sequence containing:
- the LOC133227136 gene encoding glycine N-acyltransferase; translation: MMFLLQGAQMLQMLEKSLRKSLPMSLKVYGTVMHMNHGNPFNLKALVDKWPDFQTVVIRPQEQDMKDDLDHYTNTYHVYSEDLKNCQEFLDLPEVINWKQHLQIQSTQSSLNEVIQNLAATKSFKVKRSKNILYMASETIKELTPSLLDVKNLPVGDGKPKAIDPEMFKLSSVDPSHAAVVNRFWLFGGNERSLRFIERCIQSFPNFCLLGPEGTPVSWSLMDQTGEMRMAGTLPEYRAQGLVTHAIYQQAQCLLKRGFPVYSHVDPKNQIMQKMSQSLNHVPMPSDWNQWNCEPL